The genomic window AACATGGAATATATGCTCATCTGGAATTTCTATTCAAAAAGAATGATATTAAATATCTTGAATGGACCTATTCTGACCTGAGAAAAACAGACTGGAAGGATGAATTCTTGTCGATCAGGAGGCTATATTTAAAACAAATAAAAGATGGATGATAAAGAATTGTTTTTTTGTATGGTATAATTTAATTGAAAAGAGATATGAAAGAAGAGCGGAAATGTTTTAATCCACAGGTATCATTTTGAGGTTTTAAGGAATGATATTCAGCAAGTAAATGTAAGCATTGTAAGAAAATTATTCCTGGAACCTGGGTTTAAAAAATATAATAATGGAAAATTTAAAAAAACATCAGGATAAAGCAAAGAAAGGAACTGGAAAAAGTCAAGGAAAAGGCAGAGGGAAACAAAAAGATGATGAACATCCTGGAAAAGGAAAGAAGAAAAAAGGGAAAGATGTATTTGACAGTTAATATCTTTTGATTTAAAATATTTTAAGTGAAAAATAGCTCAGGATAATAAATGAAATCAGGTTTTAAATCCACAACCGTTATTTCTGTAAGGCATAATGGAGCAGTTGCGATGGCTGCTGACGGACAGGTTTCAATGGGAGAGACAATTTTCAAGCATAAGGCAAAAAAGATAAGGAGAATTTACAACAATCAGATTTTAGCCGGCTTTGCAGGAGCTACTTCAGATGCTCTTGCCCTTTTTACAAGGTTTGAATCAAAACTTGAAGAATATAGAGGGAATTTATACAGAGCCTCAATTGAACTTGCGAAAGAATGGAGATTGGACAGAGCTTTAAGAAGACTGGAGGCTCTTTTGATTGTTTCGGATAAGGAAAGGTCATTTCTTCTTTCAGGAACAGGAGATTTAATCGAGCCGGATGATGGAATTTTAGCTGTTGGATCTGGAGGACCTTATGCTCTGGCAGCAGCAAGAGCGCTTAGAAAACACACAGAGCTTTCAGCAAAAGAGATCGCCATGGAGGCTATGAAGATTGCTTCTGAGATATGCGTTTATACAAATTCAGAGATCGTTCTGGAGGAATTATAATATGAATACTCAAATTTCATTGCCATCTGTTTTTCAAAAAGATGAGGTAATTTTAAAAGATAAAGATGAGTTGACTCCAAGAGAAATCGTAGAAGAGCTGGACAAGTATATAGTGGGGCAGAGAGAAGCAAAAAAGGCTGTTGCGATTGCTTTGAGAAACAGGATAAGGAGGAGAAAGTTATCGCCTGAGCTTGCAGATGAAGTCGCTCCCAAGAATATTCTGATGATAGGTCCCACTGGGGTTGGAAAAACTGAAATAGCCAGAAGGCTTGCGAAGTTGACCTTATCTCCATTTCTGAAAATTGAAGCTTCCAAGTTTACTGAGGTTGGATATGTGGGAAGGGATGTGGAATCGATAGTCAGAGATTTAACCGAGCTTTCTGTAGATATGGTAAAAGCTGAGAAGATGGAAGAAGTGAGGGACAAGGCTTATAGAAATGCTGAGGAGAGAATCCTGGATTTACTCATACCCCCGCCTCCAAAGATAAAAGGAAAATTGAACAATAATGTAATTAATTCTAATCATGAATATTTTAAAGAGACAAGAGAGAAACTCAGAAAACAGTTAATGGAAGGAAAACTGGATGATAGAAAAATTGAAATAGAGGTCAGAGAAAGAGCATTTCCTCCTTTTGAAATTTTTACGAGCACTGGTTTTGAGGAGATAGGAATATCAATTCAAGAAGTAATACCAGGATTTTTAGGTGGGAAAATAAAGAAAAGAAAGTTAAAAATAAAGGAAGCACTCAGATACCTTGTGGAGGAGGAGCAGAAAAAGTTGGTTGACATGGACCAGGTGATAAAACTTGCCATTGAAAAGGTTGAGCATTCAGGAATTGTTTTTCTCGACGAGATTGATAAAATTGCAGGAAGAGAATCAGGTCATGGACCTGAGGTGAGTCGTGAAGGAGTTCAAAGAGACCTTCTTCCCATCATAGAAGGAACAACGGTAAATACAAAATATGGAATTCTCAGAACAGACCATATTCTTTTCATAGGAGCTGGAGCTTTTCATGTGTCGAAGCCTTCTGATTTAATTCCAGAACTTCAAGGCAGGTTTCCTATAAGAGTAGAATTGGAACCTCTGAATAAGAACGATTTTATAAGAATTTTGAAAGAGCCTCAGAATGCTCTGGTAAAACAATATAAAGCATTGATGAAAACTGAAGGTATTGATGTAGAATTTACAGATGATTCTCTTGAAGAGATAGCTGAAATTGCAGAAATGGTTAATCAGGAAATGGAAAACATTGGTGCTCGAAGACTTCATACAGTAATGGAAAAAGTTATGGAAGAAATTTCTTTTCAGGGGCCTGAGATAAGTGAGAAGAAGATAATAATTGATAGAAAATATGTAAAAGAAAGGCTTGATGGTGTTTTGAAGAATCAGGATTTGAGCAGGTTCATTCTTTAATATAAATTAAAAAATATGTTCATCAAGAATTTTTTTATAATAATAGTTTTATTTTTTTTAAATTTTTGTGGGATAAAGGGTCCTCCACTTCCCCCAGTAATCCTGAATCTAAAACCACCTGAAATTCTGGATATCAATCAGATTGGAGATAAAGTGGTAATAAAATTCAGGATAGCTGCTACATATAAAAACGGAACTCCTGTAAAGGGGATCTCACGAATTCAGGTTTTAGAATACACTGGGAAGGAAAAATCATTATCATTCTCAAAATTCAAGAAAAAAGCAATTGTTTTAAAGGAACTCATGGGAGTTGAAACTAAAAATTTTAATCCATTTGAGGATATAACAACAGAAAAAAACATTAAATTAAATGATATTAACAGGAAAAACTATTTTTTTTCAGTCAATTACTGGGATGATAAAAAAAGAAAATATGAATCAAAGAGTTTAATATTCTATTCTCCTTCAATTGTCTCTACTCCTCCTGAGAATTTTTCTTATGAAATAAAAAAAGATGAAATAGAAATAAGATGGAATCCTCCATCAAAAAATATTGATGAATCAGTTCCTCCTTTAGTTTCTGGTTATAACATATATAAAAAGATTGGAGAGGAAAAAGAATTTAAAAAAATGAATGAAGCACCTCTTTTAGAAGAAGTTTATCGAGATAAAGATTTTGAATTTGGAGAGCAATACTATTACAAAGTAAGGTCAATTAAATCATTTTATGAGCGAAATATAGAGAGTTCAGATTCTATGGTTTTAAAAATAGTGCTAGTGGATACCTTTCCTCCTGAGCCTCCTCATGGGTTACAGAGTTTTTCAGGGGAAGGCTTCATAATGCTTAGTTGGGTTGAAAACAAAGAAAAAGATATTCTTGGATACAATATATATAGAAGAGAGGAAAGAGGGAAGGAGATATTGTTGACAAAGAATCCAGTTTTGGGAAATACTTTTAAGGACGAAGGTTTAAAGCCGATGGTTAAATATACATACAGAATATCAGCTGTGGATAGAAATGGAAATGAAAGTAAAAAATCTGCAGAAATTCAGGAAATTGTGAGATAAGGATTGATGAAGATTGTAAGGTTTCATTATAAGGAAAAAGAATCTTATGGGGTTCTGAGAGAAGAAAATCTATTTTTTATAAGAGGGTCTATTTTTAATGAATTTGGAATTGAAGAGAGATCTATTTCAATATCAGAGGCTATAATTCTTCCGCCAGTTTCCCCAACAAAAATTGTATGTGTAGGTTATAATTATAAAAGCCATGCTGGGGAAAGGAATGTGGAGATTCCAGAATCTCCCCTGATTTTTATAAAGCCTTCAACTTCTGTGATTGGTCAGAATGATAGTATTATTTTGCCAAAATTGAGTAAGAGAGTTGACTTTGAAGGCGAGCTGGCAGTAGTAATAAAAAAAAGAGCTTTTTGTCTTTCAGAAAATGATAATCCATCGGATTATATTCTTGGGTATGCATGCTTTAATGATGTTACTGCAAGAGATATTCAACAGAAAGAGCAACACAACACAAAGGCCAAATCCTTTGACACTTTTGCTCCTTTAGGCCCATGGATAGGAACTGAAGTTGACCCAAAAAACCTCACGTTGAAAACTTTTTTAAATGGAAAATTAAAACAATCATCCAAAACAAAAAATATGATTTTTGATCCCTTTTATTTAGTCTATTATCTTTCACAGATTATGACCCTTCTTCCTGGAGATGTAATAGCTACAGGAACTCCAGCAGGCAGTGGCCCTTTATCTCCAGGGGATAGGGTTGAGGTTCAAATCAGTGAGATTGGAACACTGAGCAATACTGTTCATAAGATTTATTGAAGAGAAATAAAATAATAAAAAGTAGAATTTTAGGAGGAATAAATTGAAAATATTTCTTGATACTGCAAATTTAAATGAAATTCGAGAGGGTGTTGCATGGGGAGTGGTGGATGGAGTTACAACAAATCCGACATTAATATCAAAAGAAGAAGGGAAATTCGAAAAGATAATCAAAGAGATATGCAGAGTAGTGAATGGTCCTGTTTCTGTCGAAGCTGTATCTACTTCCTCTGATGAAATAGTCGAAGAGGGAAAAGAATTATCAAAGATATCTCCAAATGTAGTAATAAAAATTCCCATGACGGTCGATGGAATAAAAGCTGTAAAAAAATTGAATGATTTAAAAATAAAAACCAACGTGACTCTTGTGTTTTCGCCTTCCCAGGCCATTCTTGCCGCAAAAGCTGGAGCTGATTATATAAGTCCTTTTATTGGAAGGCTTGATGATATAAGTACAGATGGGATGAATTTAATTGAAGATATATTAACA from Acidobacteriota bacterium includes these protein-coding regions:
- the hslV gene encoding ATP-dependent protease subunit HslV; translation: MKSGFKSTTVISVRHNGAVAMAADGQVSMGETIFKHKAKKIRRIYNNQILAGFAGATSDALALFTRFESKLEEYRGNLYRASIELAKEWRLDRALRRLEALLIVSDKERSFLLSGTGDLIEPDDGILAVGSGGPYALAAARALRKHTELSAKEIAMEAMKIASEICVYTNSEIVLEEL
- the hslU gene encoding ATP-dependent protease ATPase subunit HslU, with product MNTQISLPSVFQKDEVILKDKDELTPREIVEELDKYIVGQREAKKAVAIALRNRIRRRKLSPELADEVAPKNILMIGPTGVGKTEIARRLAKLTLSPFLKIEASKFTEVGYVGRDVESIVRDLTELSVDMVKAEKMEEVRDKAYRNAEERILDLLIPPPPKIKGKLNNNVINSNHEYFKETREKLRKQLMEGKLDDRKIEIEVRERAFPPFEIFTSTGFEEIGISIQEVIPGFLGGKIKKRKLKIKEALRYLVEEEQKKLVDMDQVIKLAIEKVEHSGIVFLDEIDKIAGRESGHGPEVSREGVQRDLLPIIEGTTVNTKYGILRTDHILFIGAGAFHVSKPSDLIPELQGRFPIRVELEPLNKNDFIRILKEPQNALVKQYKALMKTEGIDVEFTDDSLEEIAEIAEMVNQEMENIGARRLHTVMEKVMEEISFQGPEISEKKIIIDRKYVKERLDGVLKNQDLSRFIL
- a CDS encoding fibronectin type III domain-containing protein: MVIKFRIAATYKNGTPVKGISRIQVLEYTGKEKSLSFSKFKKKAIVLKELMGVETKNFNPFEDITTEKNIKLNDINRKNYFFSVNYWDDKKRKYESKSLIFYSPSIVSTPPENFSYEIKKDEIEIRWNPPSKNIDESVPPLVSGYNIYKKIGEEKEFKKMNEAPLLEEVYRDKDFEFGEQYYYKVRSIKSFYERNIESSDSMVLKIVLVDTFPPEPPHGLQSFSGEGFIMLSWVENKEKDILGYNIYRREERGKEILLTKNPVLGNTFKDEGLKPMVKYTYRISAVDRNGNESKKSAEIQEIVR
- a CDS encoding fumarylacetoacetate hydrolase family protein, translated to MKIVRFHYKEKESYGVLREENLFFIRGSIFNEFGIEERSISISEAIILPPVSPTKIVCVGYNYKSHAGERNVEIPESPLIFIKPSTSVIGQNDSIILPKLSKRVDFEGELAVVIKKRAFCLSENDNPSDYILGYACFNDVTARDIQQKEQHNTKAKSFDTFAPLGPWIGTEVDPKNLTLKTFLNGKLKQSSKTKNMIFDPFYLVYYLSQIMTLLPGDVIATGTPAGSGPLSPGDRVEVQISEIGTLSNTVHKIY
- the fsa gene encoding fructose-6-phosphate aldolase, which encodes MKIFLDTANLNEIREGVAWGVVDGVTTNPTLISKEEGKFEKIIKEICRVVNGPVSVEAVSTSSDEIVEEGKELSKISPNVVIKIPMTVDGIKAVKKLNDLKIKTNVTLVFSPSQAILAAKAGADYISPFIGRLDDISTDGMNLIEDILTMYENYSFKTQVIVASIRHPVHIVEAALIGAPIVTVPFPVLEKLVRHPLTDIGINKFLEDWKKVRK